A genomic region of Dehalococcoidia bacterium contains the following coding sequences:
- a CDS encoding Fe-Mn family superoxide dismutase: MSYAAKEYEKLIGMSGFSEALLKNHFALYQGYVTNTNKVWELLQALLKDGKAATPEYAELKRRFGWEFNGMRLHELYFENLGGKGAMSKAGKLVGLLPGAYGSVEAWEKDFRATGAMRGIGWVVLYQDDTNGWLFNQWINEHDVGHPTGCRPILVMDVFEHAFMLDYGLKKADYIDAFFKNIDWAAVEARVK, translated from the coding sequence ATGTCCTACGCTGCTAAAGAGTATGAGAAGCTGATAGGGATGAGCGGCTTCAGCGAGGCGCTGCTCAAGAACCACTTCGCACTCTATCAGGGATATGTTACAAATACCAATAAGGTCTGGGAACTGCTGCAGGCGCTGCTCAAGGATGGCAAGGCGGCTACACCGGAGTACGCTGAGCTCAAGCGCCGTTTCGGCTGGGAGTTCAACGGCATGCGGCTGCACGAGCTTTATTTCGAGAACCTGGGCGGGAAGGGTGCTATGAGCAAGGCGGGGAAGCTGGTCGGGCTGCTGCCAGGGGCGTACGGCAGCGTGGAGGCGTGGGAGAAGGATTTCAGGGCCACCGGCGCCATGCGCGGCATCGGCTGGGTGGTGCTGTATCAGGACGATACCAACGGCTGGCTGTTCAACCAGTGGATCAACGAGCACGACGTAGGGCACCCGACGGGCTGTCGTCCGATTCTCGTGATGGATGTCTTTGAGCATGCCTTCATGCTGGACTACGGACTGAAGAAAGCCGACTACATTGATGCGTTCTTCAAGAATATAGATTGGGCTGCGGTCGAAGCGCGGGTAAAATAG
- a CDS encoding demethoxyubiquinone hydroxylase family protein, which produces MSTVIGSLNTMYNIERAATAIYKAQAGAFRSAPAYYEILKEATANEQEHADGLKARVAELKGKGSFMGWFFALGGMMIGLTTRIMGKKRIMKTNIWVEQKAVKDYGAFLEKVNFDDKSAALIKKNIGDEQRHVNNWTRILGELNK; this is translated from the coding sequence ATGAGCACAGTAATCGGTTCGCTGAACACAATGTATAACATAGAGAGGGCGGCTACCGCGATCTACAAAGCGCAGGCGGGGGCTTTTCGCAGCGCCCCGGCTTATTATGAAATATTGAAAGAGGCCACGGCCAACGAACAGGAGCATGCGGACGGCTTAAAGGCCAGGGTCGCCGAGCTTAAGGGGAAGGGCTCATTCATGGGGTGGTTCTTCGCGCTGGGCGGCATGATGATAGGACTGACAACCCGGATCATGGGCAAGAAACGGATCATGAAAACCAATATCTGGGTTGAGCAGAAAGCGGTTAAAGACTACGGCGCTTTTTTGGAAAAGGTTAATTTCGATGACAAGTCCGCGGCTCTTATCAAGAAGAATATCGGCGATGAGCAGCGGCATGTGAATAACTGGACGCGTATACTCGGCGAATTGAACAAATAG